One region of Streptomyces sp. NBC_00442 genomic DNA includes:
- a CDS encoding anthranilate synthase component I family protein, translated as MPGISTIGVRVTDTALPHHDPLDLYVRLRESLAATDVFLFESVDGADQDRRWAVVGFGRLAEIRVHDGYVEIDGAEQVADALAARAGAAGMAEHDVEAGVHRLTFTTAEQMWDVLAGAQALFHVATDIPSTAYAFGFLTTFAYESAWHMETLPRRTKTPHGPDITLTLFRDTVWYDLVSGSVRQLRAESPAFADRPRVADAVRAAGDAWGAGRAGAAAAPEAPAPLSVRDSVSRETFLGWAEQCLEHIRVGDIYQIQIGHRIDVRTALDPVGVYRRLRGRNPSPYMYLMPRAGRTLIGASPELFVRIEGDEITMRPIAGTARRCADPEENERRVKEMRESTKEQAEHTMLVDLCRNDIGRVTRPSTQPVDQLMAVETYSHVFHLVSTVTGRLEPDVDAWRALRATFPAGTMTGAPKVRAMEIIDSLEQERRGSYAGAVGLVDVRGWSELALTIRTIEYDGETYSTQSSAGMVAQSDPASEWRETLAKMGAAYWALTGEELSS; from the coding sequence ATGCCGGGAATCAGCACGATCGGTGTGCGGGTCACCGATACGGCGCTGCCGCACCACGACCCTCTCGATTTGTACGTCCGGCTGCGGGAAAGCCTCGCCGCCACCGACGTGTTCCTCTTCGAAAGCGTGGACGGCGCCGATCAGGACCGCCGCTGGGCCGTCGTCGGTTTCGGCAGGCTCGCCGAGATCCGGGTGCACGACGGGTACGTCGAGATCGACGGCGCCGAGCAGGTGGCCGACGCCCTCGCCGCCCGTGCGGGTGCCGCCGGGATGGCGGAGCACGACGTCGAGGCCGGGGTGCACCGGCTGACCTTCACCACCGCCGAGCAGATGTGGGACGTGCTCGCCGGGGCGCAGGCCCTGTTCCACGTCGCCACCGACATCCCGTCGACGGCGTACGCCTTCGGCTTCCTGACGACGTTCGCCTACGAGTCGGCCTGGCACATGGAGACGCTGCCCCGACGCACCAAGACGCCGCACGGCCCCGACATCACGCTGACGCTCTTCCGCGACACCGTCTGGTACGACCTGGTCAGCGGCTCGGTGCGTCAACTGCGCGCGGAGAGCCCGGCGTTCGCCGACCGCCCCCGGGTGGCGGACGCGGTGCGGGCCGCGGGCGACGCGTGGGGCGCGGGGCGCGCGGGGGCGGCCGCGGCGCCCGAGGCGCCGGCGCCGCTCTCGGTGCGGGACAGCGTGAGCCGTGAGACGTTCCTCGGCTGGGCCGAGCAGTGCCTCGAACACATCCGGGTCGGCGACATCTACCAGATCCAGATCGGTCATCGCATCGACGTGCGGACCGCGTTGGACCCGGTCGGGGTCTACCGCAGGCTGCGCGGCCGCAATCCGTCTCCGTACATGTATCTGATGCCGCGCGCGGGCCGCACCCTGATCGGCGCCAGCCCCGAGCTGTTCGTACGGATCGAGGGCGACGAGATCACGATGCGCCCCATCGCGGGCACCGCGCGGCGCTGCGCGGACCCGGAGGAGAACGAGCGCCGCGTCAAGGAGATGCGCGAGTCGACCAAGGAGCAGGCCGAGCACACCATGCTGGTCGATCTGTGCCGCAACGACATCGGCCGGGTGACCCGGCCCAGCACCCAGCCGGTGGACCAGCTGATGGCGGTGGAGACGTACTCGCACGTCTTCCACCTGGTCTCGACGGTCACGGGACGCCTGGAGCCGGACGTCGACGCCTGGCGGGCGCTGCGCGCGACCTTCCCGGCGGGCACCATGACGGGTGCGCCCAAGGTCCGGGCCATGGAGATCATCGACTCCCTCGAACAGGAGCGGCGCGGCAGCTACGCGGGCGCGGTGGGTCTGGTCGACGTACGCGGCTGGAGCGAGCTCGCGCTCACCATCCGCACCATCGAGTACGACGGCGAGACGTACTCCACACAGAGCTCGGCGGGCATGGTCGCGCAGTCCGATCCCGCGTCCGAGTGGCGCGAGACGCTGGCGAAGATGGGGGCCGCCTACTGGGCGCTCACCGGTGAGGAGCTGTCGTCGTGA
- a CDS encoding anthranilate synthase component II, with the protein MKVLLIDAYDSFVHIIDQYLRTLGARTEVVRSLTLSPDELADRDPDAVVLGPGPGHPAQSGHVELVHRFAGRVPLLGVCLGHQAIALAHGGRIEVADQVMHGRTSTVRHDGAGLFDGLGHTLEVTRYHSLIVAEPLPAELVSTAVAVDHGYLMGLRHRTLPIEGVQFHPESITTTGGLVMLDNFLGSAARWGAQRRLAGV; encoded by the coding sequence ATGAAGGTGCTGCTGATCGACGCGTACGACAGCTTCGTGCACATCATCGACCAGTACCTGCGCACCCTGGGGGCGCGCACGGAGGTCGTGCGGTCCCTGACCCTCTCGCCCGACGAGCTCGCCGACCGCGACCCCGACGCGGTGGTGCTCGGACCGGGCCCCGGGCATCCCGCGCAGTCGGGCCACGTGGAGCTCGTGCACCGGTTCGCCGGGCGGGTGCCGCTGCTCGGGGTGTGCCTGGGGCACCAGGCGATCGCCCTCGCGCACGGCGGCCGGATCGAGGTCGCCGACCAGGTGATGCACGGGCGGACCAGCACGGTGCGGCACGACGGCGCCGGTCTCTTCGACGGGCTCGGCCACACCCTGGAAGTGACCCGGTACCACTCGCTGATCGTCGCCGAGCCGCTCCCCGCCGAGCTCGTCTCCACGGCCGTCGCCGTCGACCACGGCTATCTGATGGGGCTGCGCCACCGCACCCTGCCCATCGAGGGGGTGCAGTTCCACCCGGAGTCCATCACGACCACGGGCGGGCTCGTCATGCTGGACAACTTCCTTGGTTCAGCGGCCCGTTGGGGCGCCCAGAGGCGGCTCGCCGGCGTCTGA
- the pdxR gene encoding MocR-like pyridoxine biosynthesis transcription factor PdxR → MALHMAVEVVRDSANSLTSQIQNFIKREIAEGILHPGTRLPSSRRLADDLDVSRSVVVEAYGQLVAEGYLEAVQGAGTRVVRHLGGELSVVPALLDQPGVDGREAGAPPAPVRWDLRPGGGNLPAFPRREWLSCYQRVLYEADSGDHDYPSLAGEHGLRLELAHCLGRLRGVRTSAEQLMVVAGFAQTLGLMCAVLPRIGIDALAIEDPGHPGQRQFVRESGLRAVPIPVDAEGIDVDALAASGARAVLVTPAHQFPTGVTLSPRRREALIRWARAVDGWVIEDDYDGGLWYERGARSLALQRTDPERVVYAGTASKSLAPGLRLGWLAAPEPMLELLMRARARQDLGTETLTQLAFAELLRTGLFDRHLRRLNSLCRSRRESLEEAVRRHLPGAAVLGRGAGLHAYLQLPRGTDEAAVVARALRRSVLLRGAAAFHAGPGRAAPALVVGHAHLPRSGVTEAVRELAAATRW, encoded by the coding sequence GTGGCCCTGCACATGGCGGTGGAGGTGGTCAGGGACTCCGCGAATTCCCTGACGTCGCAGATACAGAATTTCATCAAGCGGGAGATAGCCGAGGGAATTCTCCATCCCGGCACCCGGCTGCCGTCCAGCCGGCGCCTCGCCGACGACCTCGACGTGTCACGCAGCGTGGTGGTGGAGGCGTACGGGCAGCTCGTCGCCGAGGGCTATCTGGAGGCGGTCCAGGGCGCGGGGACCCGCGTCGTACGCCACCTCGGCGGCGAGCTCTCGGTGGTGCCGGCGCTCCTGGACCAGCCCGGGGTGGACGGCCGGGAGGCCGGGGCGCCGCCCGCACCGGTCCGCTGGGACCTGCGGCCGGGCGGCGGCAACCTCCCCGCCTTCCCCCGGCGCGAATGGCTCAGCTGCTACCAACGGGTCCTCTACGAAGCGGACTCGGGCGACCACGACTATCCCTCGCTCGCCGGCGAGCACGGCCTCAGGCTCGAACTCGCCCACTGTCTGGGCCGGTTGCGCGGGGTGCGCACCTCCGCCGAGCAGCTGATGGTGGTGGCAGGCTTCGCCCAGACGCTCGGTCTGATGTGCGCCGTGCTGCCCCGGATCGGCATCGACGCGCTCGCCATCGAGGACCCGGGCCATCCCGGGCAGCGGCAGTTCGTGCGCGAGAGCGGGCTGCGGGCCGTGCCGATTCCGGTCGACGCCGAGGGCATCGACGTCGACGCGCTCGCCGCGAGCGGCGCCCGCGCCGTGCTCGTGACCCCCGCGCACCAGTTCCCGACCGGGGTCACGCTCTCGCCGCGCCGGCGTGAGGCGCTGATCCGCTGGGCCCGCGCCGTGGACGGCTGGGTGATCGAGGACGACTACGACGGAGGCCTGTGGTACGAACGCGGGGCGCGCTCCCTGGCGTTGCAGCGCACCGACCCCGAGCGGGTCGTCTACGCGGGCACGGCCAGCAAGTCGCTGGCCCCCGGTCTTCGCCTGGGCTGGCTCGCGGCGCCCGAGCCGATGCTCGAACTGCTGATGCGCGCCCGCGCGCGCCAGGACCTCGGCACCGAGACCCTCACCCAGCTGGCCTTCGCCGAGCTGCTGCGCACCGGGCTCTTCGACCGCCACCTGCGCCGGCTCAACTCGCTGTGCCGCAGCCGCCGGGAGTCCCTGGAGGAGGCGGTGCGCCGCCATCTGCCGGGGGCCGCGGTCCTGGGCAGGGGCGCGGGTCTGCACGCCTATCTCCAGCTGCCCCGGGGCACCGACGAGGCGGCCGTGGTGGCCAGGGCGCTGCGCCGCTCCGTGCTGTTGCGCGGCGCGGCAGCCTTCCACGCGGGGCCGGGGCGTGCCGCCCCCGCCCTCGTGGTCGGCCACGCCCATCTGCCGCGCTCGGGGGTGACCGAAGCCGTCCGCGAGCTGGCGGCGGCCACCCGCTGGTGA
- the trpD gene encoding anthranilate phosphoribosyltransferase, whose protein sequence is MTVEPQGRTWPELLNSLLDRRDLSPEDAAWAMDQVMTGSAGPARLAAFVVALRAKGETVGEIEGLVDSMRRHAVPLHVPGATLDIVGTGGDGSNSVNVSTMSAVVAAAAGARVVKHGNRSASSACGSADVLEELGVALDLEPEVVATVAEETGITFCFASVFHPSMRHAAPPRRELGIRTVFNALGPIANPADPTAQAVGVADRRLAPLLAEVLARRDVSALVFRGDDGMDELTVTTTSTVWSVHESRVRSESFDPRDIGIGYASPDALRGGDRAYNARVAREIFAGARGPVRDAVLLSAAAGLAALAPSGRPVTERLGDAVARAAEAIDSGAAADVLERWTSVTAKYAAQGA, encoded by the coding sequence GTGACTGTCGAGCCGCAGGGTCGTACCTGGCCGGAATTGCTGAACTCGCTTCTGGACCGCAGGGACCTGAGCCCCGAGGACGCCGCCTGGGCGATGGATCAGGTGATGACCGGGAGCGCCGGGCCGGCCCGGCTCGCCGCCTTCGTGGTGGCGCTGCGCGCGAAGGGCGAGACCGTCGGCGAGATCGAGGGCCTGGTCGACTCGATGCGCCGGCACGCCGTGCCGCTGCACGTCCCCGGCGCCACCCTCGACATCGTCGGGACCGGAGGGGACGGCTCCAACAGCGTCAACGTCTCCACCATGTCGGCGGTCGTCGCGGCCGCGGCGGGCGCCCGCGTGGTCAAGCACGGCAACCGCTCGGCGTCGTCCGCCTGTGGCTCCGCCGATGTCCTCGAAGAGCTCGGGGTGGCGCTCGACCTCGAACCCGAGGTGGTGGCGACGGTCGCCGAGGAGACCGGCATCACCTTCTGCTTCGCCTCGGTGTTCCACCCCTCGATGCGGCACGCGGCGCCGCCGCGCCGCGAGCTCGGGATCCGTACGGTCTTCAACGCCCTCGGTCCGATCGCCAATCCGGCCGATCCGACCGCGCAGGCGGTCGGGGTCGCCGACCGGCGCCTGGCTCCGCTGCTCGCCGAGGTCCTGGCCCGCCGTGACGTGTCGGCGCTGGTCTTCCGGGGCGACGACGGGATGGACGAACTGACGGTCACCACTACCTCCACGGTCTGGTCGGTCCATGAATCCCGGGTACGGAGCGAGTCGTTCGACCCGCGCGACATCGGCATCGGCTACGCCTCGCCGGACGCCCTGCGCGGCGGCGACCGGGCGTACAACGCGCGGGTGGCCCGCGAGATCTTCGCCGGGGCGCGCGGCCCGGTCAGGGACGCGGTGCTGCTCTCGGCGGCGGCGGGGCTCGCGGCCCTCGCCCCGAGCGGGCGCCCCGTCACGGAGCGGCTCGGCGACGCAGTGGCGCGGGCCGCCGAGGCGATCGACTCGGGGGCGGCGGCGGACGTCCTGGAGCGCTGGACGAGCGTCACCGCCAAGTACGCGGCGCAGGGCGCCTAG
- the trpC gene encoding indole-3-glycerol phosphate synthase TrpC codes for MNTLDQLVEGAREDLDLRRRRVPLAELRERAAAAGPGRDAAALLRGDAGVRVVAEVKRASPSKGAFAEIADPAELAAAYQDGGAAAISVLTEGRRFGGSLADLDAVAARVDVPLLRKDFIVDPYQLWEARAHGAELVLLVVAALAPPALGELHALAREIGLTPLVEAHDEAEVERALEAGARVVGVNARDLRTLDVDRTTFARLAPGIPEGIVRVAESGVRGPADVITYAAHGADAVLVGEAVVTGTSPAAAVAALVEAGRRAPAPARPL; via the coding sequence ATGAACACACTCGACCAGCTCGTCGAGGGAGCCCGCGAGGACCTGGACCTGCGCAGGCGGCGGGTGCCGCTCGCCGAGCTGCGGGAACGGGCGGCCGCCGCGGGCCCCGGGCGTGATGCCGCGGCCCTGCTGCGCGGCGACGCGGGAGTACGGGTCGTCGCGGAGGTCAAGCGGGCCAGCCCGTCCAAGGGCGCGTTCGCCGAGATAGCCGACCCCGCCGAGCTCGCCGCCGCCTACCAGGACGGCGGCGCGGCGGCCATCAGCGTGCTCACCGAGGGGCGCCGGTTCGGCGGCTCGCTCGCCGACCTGGACGCCGTCGCGGCGCGGGTCGACGTGCCGCTGCTGCGCAAGGACTTCATCGTCGACCCCTACCAGCTGTGGGAGGCGCGGGCCCACGGCGCGGAACTCGTCCTGCTCGTCGTCGCCGCCCTCGCGCCGCCCGCCCTCGGCGAACTGCACGCCCTGGCACGGGAGATCGGCCTCACCCCGCTGGTCGAGGCGCACGACGAGGCCGAGGTGGAGCGGGCCCTGGAAGCCGGCGCCCGCGTGGTCGGCGTCAACGCGCGCGACCTGCGCACCCTCGACGTCGACCGCACGACCTTCGCGCGCCTGGCCCCGGGGATCCCCGAGGGCATTGTGCGCGTCGCCGAGTCCGGGGTCCGCGGCCCCGCCGACGTCATCACGTACGCCGCGCACGGGGCGGACGCCGTCCTGGTCGGCGAGGCGGTCGTGACCGGTACGAGCCCGGCCGCCGCCGTCGCCGCCCTCGTCGAGGCGGGCCGACGCGCGCCCGCCCCGGCCCGCCCGCTCTAG
- a CDS encoding AfsR/SARP family transcriptional regulator: MEIKVLGELSLSDGDRYSPVASKRASTVLTLLAMTPQVPVLFDQLVDELWADQTMTNPRNALQAIVSRLRKLLESVTGLKGDEIVRTGTNGYLLDVPAETVDAHRFLALAERGAALVHRDPAAAIVALEQALDLWRGPALMDARDGMRCQIHAVGLEERRITAFEDLTMAKLAVDVERIPMSELRQLAAEHSERERLSELLMLALYRDGRQTEALEVFHGARRRLASDLALEPGPALHLAYEAILKQDVELGLPRRALLGSGRAL, encoded by the coding sequence GTGGAAATCAAGGTCCTGGGTGAACTCTCTCTGTCCGACGGGGACCGCTACTCCCCCGTGGCGTCGAAGCGCGCGAGCACCGTCCTGACCCTGCTCGCCATGACTCCCCAGGTCCCGGTCCTCTTCGACCAGCTCGTGGACGAGCTGTGGGCGGACCAGACGATGACCAACCCGCGCAACGCCCTCCAGGCCATCGTCAGCCGGCTGCGCAAGCTCCTGGAGTCGGTGACCGGGCTCAAGGGGGACGAGATCGTCCGCACCGGCACCAACGGTTACCTCCTCGACGTCCCGGCCGAGACGGTCGACGCCCACCGCTTCCTCGCGCTCGCCGAGCGGGGCGCGGCCCTGGTCCACCGCGACCCGGCCGCCGCCATCGTCGCCCTGGAGCAGGCGCTCGACCTGTGGCGCGGGCCCGCCCTGATGGACGCGCGGGACGGGATGCGCTGCCAGATCCACGCCGTCGGCCTCGAAGAGCGCCGCATCACCGCCTTCGAGGACCTGACGATGGCCAAGCTCGCGGTCGACGTCGAGCGGATCCCGATGTCCGAGCTGCGCCAGCTCGCCGCCGAGCACTCCGAGCGGGAGCGCCTGAGCGAGCTCCTGATGCTGGCGCTCTACCGCGACGGCCGCCAGACGGAGGCCCTCGAGGTGTTCCACGGCGCCCGACGCCGGCTCGCCAGCGACCTGGCCCTGGAGCCCGGCCCGGCCCTGCACCTGGCGTACGAGGCGATCCTGAAGCAGGACGTGGAGCTCGGCCTGCCGCGGCGGGCGCTGCTCGGCTCGGGCCGCGCGCTCTGA
- a CDS encoding amino acid adenylation domain-containing protein, whose amino-acid sequence MTARQSGPGERPEARPAASEAEALAFWREVLTAGRFTPLPGWCADVPARDRIAARRTLLSPTASAALLGLAAGGAEPLETLLIAAAARVLATVTGDATVVTGYLPPGATGPGAEALPCPLGIGEGSWQRLFDAAAAARAAAEHHRGVSPERVRGELGRTEPLFDTVVVAGRPPEAADLGPGTVLALGLVPQGGRLELVLHHRVAALDGGAAGRIAGYLLSALDQLATRTDAAQHLWHPVPASEAAYLRDALAGPRRPLPDRRFHELFEEQARLTPDAVAAVHEDRSWTYGELNRYANRVAHALRRGGLRDEDVVAVVTERDLEWLAAVLAVFKAGGVYLPVEPQFPADRITAMLTRSGCRRVLTEPGASAGLDAALNELGSVEAQFVSRLRTDESHPGSDADPGLAIGAGRLAYIYFTSGSTGQPKGAMCEHEGFLNHLLAKIEDLGVVRGTVVAQTAPQCFDISLWQLVAALAVGGRTLIVAQRDILEVPRFVALLAEREVEVAQLVPSYVEVVLDHLRRAPRPLPRLRCVSATGEALKKELTERWFAALPDITLVNAYGLTETSDDTNHEVLRRPPAGASVPLGRPVRNVRVHVLDERLRPVPLGSPGELVFSGVCVGRGYVNDEERTKAAYLPDPERPGGRLYRSGDFGRWQPDGRLEFLGRRDAQIKIRGFRIEIGEVENQLLRIDGVRDAAVVVVGTGDARRLAAFYAAAEPVPADDLRAALARSLPAYMLPGRFHQHKELPLTPNGKIDRKLLTRQAEAAPDPAADASGGPEPLRTPTEHRLAALWASTLKVPVESIGRGTDFFAAGGSSIALLRVVIALDQVVTAPELARTPVLGEAALLIDGKSPQAA is encoded by the coding sequence GTGACGGCTAGGCAGAGCGGACCCGGAGAACGACCGGAAGCGCGGCCCGCCGCGTCCGAGGCTGAGGCCCTGGCGTTCTGGCGGGAGGTCCTGACCGCCGGCCGCTTCACCCCGCTCCCCGGCTGGTGCGCCGACGTGCCGGCGCGGGACCGGATCGCGGCCCGGCGCACCCTGCTCTCACCCACCGCGTCGGCCGCCCTGCTCGGGCTCGCCGCGGGTGGCGCCGAGCCCCTCGAGACGCTCCTGATCGCCGCCGCCGCCCGGGTGCTCGCCACCGTGACCGGCGACGCGACGGTGGTCACCGGATATCTGCCGCCCGGCGCCACGGGCCCCGGCGCGGAAGCGCTGCCCTGCCCGCTGGGCATCGGCGAGGGCAGCTGGCAGCGGCTGTTCGACGCGGCCGCCGCCGCACGGGCCGCCGCCGAGCACCACCGGGGCGTCTCCCCGGAGCGCGTGCGCGGCGAACTCGGCCGTACGGAGCCCCTGTTCGACACCGTCGTGGTGGCCGGGCGCCCGCCCGAGGCGGCCGACCTCGGTCCCGGCACCGTCCTCGCCCTCGGCCTCGTGCCCCAGGGCGGGCGTCTGGAACTGGTCCTCCACCACCGCGTGGCCGCCCTGGACGGCGGCGCGGCCGGCCGGATCGCCGGCTATCTCCTGTCGGCCCTCGATCAGCTGGCCACCCGCACGGACGCGGCGCAGCACCTGTGGCACCCGGTCCCCGCGAGCGAGGCCGCGTACCTGCGGGACGCGCTGGCCGGTCCCCGGCGCCCGCTGCCCGACCGGCGCTTCCACGAACTCTTCGAGGAACAGGCCCGGTTGACGCCGGACGCGGTGGCCGCCGTGCACGAGGACCGCTCCTGGACCTACGGGGAACTGAACCGGTACGCCAACCGGGTCGCCCACGCGCTGCGCCGGGGCGGGCTGCGCGACGAGGACGTGGTGGCGGTCGTCACCGAACGGGACCTGGAGTGGCTGGCGGCGGTGCTCGCGGTGTTCAAGGCGGGCGGCGTCTACCTGCCCGTGGAACCGCAGTTCCCGGCCGACCGGATCACCGCCATGCTGACGCGCAGCGGATGCCGACGGGTGCTGACCGAGCCCGGCGCGAGCGCCGGCCTCGACGCGGCGCTGAACGAACTGGGCTCGGTGGAAGCCCAGTTCGTGTCGCGGCTGCGTACCGACGAGAGCCACCCCGGCTCCGACGCGGACCCCGGTCTCGCGATCGGCGCCGGCCGGCTCGCCTACATCTACTTCACCTCCGGCTCGACGGGGCAGCCCAAGGGGGCGATGTGTGAGCACGAGGGGTTCCTGAACCATCTCCTCGCCAAGATCGAGGACCTCGGCGTGGTGCGCGGCACCGTGGTGGCGCAGACGGCGCCGCAGTGCTTCGACATCTCGCTGTGGCAGCTCGTCGCGGCCCTCGCCGTGGGGGGCCGCACCCTCATCGTGGCGCAGCGCGACATCCTGGAGGTCCCCCGCTTCGTGGCGCTCCTGGCCGAGCGCGAGGTGGAGGTCGCCCAACTCGTGCCGTCCTATGTGGAGGTGGTCCTCGACCATCTACGCCGCGCGCCCCGGCCGCTGCCGCGCCTTCGCTGTGTCTCGGCGACCGGTGAGGCGCTCAAGAAGGAGCTGACCGAGCGCTGGTTCGCGGCGCTTCCCGACATCACCCTGGTCAACGCCTACGGCCTGACCGAGACGTCGGACGACACCAACCACGAGGTGCTGCGCCGGCCCCCGGCCGGTGCCTCGGTGCCGCTCGGCCGGCCGGTCCGCAACGTGCGGGTGCACGTCCTCGACGAGCGGCTGCGGCCGGTGCCGCTCGGCTCGCCCGGAGAGCTGGTGTTCTCCGGGGTCTGCGTCGGGCGCGGCTATGTGAACGACGAGGAACGCACCAAGGCCGCCTACCTCCCCGACCCGGAGCGCCCCGGCGGACGGCTCTACCGCTCGGGCGACTTCGGGCGGTGGCAGCCCGACGGCCGGCTCGAGTTCCTGGGCCGGCGCGACGCCCAGATCAAGATCCGCGGATTCCGGATCGAGATCGGCGAGGTGGAGAACCAGCTGCTGCGGATCGACGGCGTGCGCGACGCCGCCGTCGTGGTCGTGGGCACGGGCGACGCCCGTCGGCTCGCCGCCTTCTACGCGGCGGCCGAGCCCGTCCCGGCCGACGACCTGCGCGCGGCCCTTGCCCGCTCGCTCCCCGCGTACATGCTTCCCGGCCGCTTCCACCAGCACAAGGAGCTGCCGCTCACCCCGAACGGCAAGATCGACCGCAAGCTGCTCACCCGGCAGGCCGAGGCGGCGCCCGACCCGGCCGCCGACGCGTCCGGCGGGCCCGAGCCGCTGCGCACGCCCACCGAACACCGGCTCGCCGCACTGTGGGCCTCGACCCTCAAGGTCCCCGTGGAGAGCATCGGCCGCGGCACCGACTTCTTCGCGGCGGGCGGCAGTTCCATCGCCCTGCTTCGCGTGGTGATCGCTCTGGACCAGGTGGTGACCGCGCCGGAGCTGGCCAGGACGCCGGTCCTCGGCGAGGCCGCCCTGCTCATCGACGGCAAGTCGCCGCAGGCCGCCTGA
- a CDS encoding TauD/TfdA family dioxygenase, whose translation MTTVNDPGSVVALSPGWHLTHEEGRPPVLAAAGAVGAEGLPAARVRALLAEHGAVVVRGLGLAEPADLAVAARALGVSGTVEREGFTGRTAHADGVYSTSEWAAEDQLCMHHELSYAAVVPSIALFGCLVAPERGGATTVADGERVLGLLPAAVVDRFEREGWELIRNYYEFGLGWAETFGTGDRAVVEEYGAANALDCTWTEEGGLRTRQRRPAVLRHPVTGRRGWFNQAAFLHESALDPVVREYLESLYGPEGLPFRTTYGNGAPIPTEVVDTINGAYQSACWSEPWQDGDLLVLDNLRMAHGRDAYEGERRIVALFGEPVRVAGHATPPAGATR comes from the coding sequence ATGACAACGGTCAATGATCCGGGGAGCGTGGTGGCCCTTTCGCCGGGCTGGCACCTGACGCACGAGGAGGGCCGCCCACCGGTGCTCGCCGCGGCGGGCGCCGTGGGCGCGGAGGGCCTGCCCGCGGCGCGGGTGCGGGCGCTGCTCGCCGAGCACGGCGCGGTCGTGGTCCGCGGCCTCGGTCTCGCGGAGCCGGCCGATCTGGCCGTCGCCGCGCGGGCGTTGGGCGTGAGCGGCACGGTCGAACGCGAGGGCTTCACGGGCCGCACGGCCCACGCCGACGGCGTCTACTCCACCTCGGAGTGGGCCGCCGAGGACCAGCTCTGCATGCATCACGAACTGAGTTACGCCGCCGTCGTGCCCTCCATCGCCCTGTTCGGCTGCCTGGTGGCGCCGGAGCGGGGGGGCGCCACCACGGTGGCCGACGGGGAGCGCGTCCTCGGGCTGCTGCCGGCCGCGGTGGTCGACCGGTTCGAGCGCGAAGGCTGGGAACTGATCCGCAACTACTACGAGTTCGGCCTCGGCTGGGCCGAGACGTTCGGCACCGGGGACCGGGCCGTGGTCGAGGAGTACGGCGCCGCCAACGCGCTGGACTGCACCTGGACCGAGGAGGGCGGCCTGCGCACCCGCCAGCGCCGTCCGGCCGTGCTGCGCCATCCCGTGACGGGCCGGCGCGGCTGGTTCAACCAGGCTGCCTTCCTGCACGAATCGGCGCTCGACCCCGTCGTCCGGGAGTATCTGGAGTCGCTCTACGGACCCGAGGGCCTGCCCTTCCGCACGACGTACGGGAACGGCGCGCCCATCCCCACCGAGGTCGTAGACACCATCAACGGGGCCTACCAGAGCGCCTGTTGGAGCGAGCCGTGGCAGGACGGCGACCTCCTCGTCCTGGACAACCTGCGCATGGCGCACGGCCGCGACGCCTACGAGGGCGAGCGCCGGATCGTGGCCCTGTTCGGCGAGCCGGTCCGCGTCGCCGGCCACGCGACACCGCCGGCCGGCGCCACCCGCTGA
- a CDS encoding LysR substrate-binding domain-containing protein produces the protein MLADLVQQADDVIGEAAASTTITLRFGNTEWTPPTLLGAIQAAVPTVDVETETLSPAAAVDAVHRGALTVAMVPCSATDMPESLLQKGLETKVIVREPIWLAVPRGHPLAGRPFVDGSHLSTLRWVHYSRDHWFHEIEKKLLAKLHHTDLGAAHYADGHHEAMSWVRDADAAALTTATGATNDVGLVPIRETQSIAQLLVWRRDTVARDTLCRLVDTVRQYYCAYARSIPRYLAWIMEHPADFPELERFLPVRAQAG, from the coding sequence ATGCTGGCCGACCTCGTCCAGCAGGCCGACGACGTGATCGGCGAGGCCGCCGCGAGCACCACCATCACGCTGCGTTTCGGCAACACCGAGTGGACACCGCCGACGCTGCTCGGCGCGATCCAGGCGGCGGTGCCCACCGTGGACGTGGAGACCGAGACGCTCTCGCCGGCCGCCGCCGTCGACGCGGTCCACCGCGGGGCGCTCACCGTCGCGATGGTGCCCTGCTCGGCCACCGACATGCCGGAGTCCCTGCTGCAGAAGGGACTTGAGACCAAGGTCATCGTCCGCGAGCCGATCTGGCTCGCGGTGCCGCGGGGCCATCCGCTGGCCGGCCGCCCCTTCGTGGACGGCAGCCATCTCTCCACGCTCCGCTGGGTCCACTACTCGCGGGACCACTGGTTCCACGAGATCGAGAAGAAGCTCCTCGCCAAGCTGCACCACACCGACCTCGGGGCGGCGCACTACGCCGACGGCCACCACGAGGCGATGAGCTGGGTCAGGGACGCCGACGCCGCCGCGCTGACCACCGCGACGGGCGCCACCAACGATGTGGGCCTCGTGCCGATCCGCGAGACGCAGTCCATCGCCCAGCTGCTCGTGTGGCGCCGTGACACGGTCGCGCGGGACACCCTGTGCCGGCTCGTCGACACCGTACGGCAGTACTACTGCGCCTACGCGCGCTCCATTCCCCGCTATCTCGCCTGGATCATGGAACACCCGGCGGACTTCCCGGAGTTGGAGCGCTTCCTGCCGGTGCGGGCGCAGGCGGGATGA